In the genome of Crassostrea angulata isolate pt1a10 chromosome 6, ASM2561291v2, whole genome shotgun sequence, the window TTAATGTAGTGAATGATTCAAAGTAGAGGGTATTATttgtgtaaatttatttttgcgTAATTGTTGTAGAATTGCTACAAGATATGATGAGAAACTTACACAGGGGAATAAAACACAGCGATTGGTTAAAGGAGAATACTGCAGAAAAATGGACGTCAGATAATCCTGACTTGGCCAAAGAATTCATGGAAGCTGCATCTAAAGGAAATCCATCTTGATGAAGGGAAACGTGGGAATTGAATACgttaataaattttgatgaatttaaataaaatttgagtaGTATGATTATCAGTaatcatgcatgtatataataacactaaagttttatttatgaacttcagtaatcaaaattttaatataccggtacatgtattaaaagatCCATACAATTTCACTGAAGTTaacattcaatacatgtatgtttttcaCAGGCATTTAACTgacatgtttaatttaatattgtaataaaagaataaaCTCCTTAGATTACCAGGTATATGTAATAGCTAATTGAGCATTTATTGGTTGATAAGGTTTGGCACATTTAAGTAGCAAACCTTTTAGAATTTAACTTAAACTTAAATCATATCATAATTTCATACACAGGGCCATCTGTAATAGGTTATAAGATCCCCACTCTGAGGGCGCtctatagtgatcagtctgtccatATGTCTGTCTGTCAAAGATCACTTGTCTGGAGCATATTTTCTCTCCCTTTgacccaatctggctcatacacCACCCACAGACTTGCATTTTGAGTAAAGGATGTGCATGCCGTGACCTTGAATcaagtattttgatttaatgttaAGGTCATAACAGAATTATAGGAAAAATCCATGTCCGGATCGTGTACTCTTTTCCTTTTGTTCATACTCCACCTATGAAGTGTCTGATTAAATAGTGTGTAGTAACCTTAATGACGTTTATAGGCtatgggtcaaggtcatatcagaacaTGTTAGAAATCCTTTTCAAGATCATAAATCCTCTCTCTAAGCCCTATCTGACTCATACTTCAAATAAAGAGTACTTTAGGGTAAAGgttgtgcagtgaccttgaaccatgtttctttttttttgggacCTTTTAATTTCTCTCCCTATTGGCCCATTCATTTACCGGGTATGTTAAGACTAAACCAGAAGAATGTATGAAGGTTAGAGGTTAgcagtgaccttgaataaaaaaaactttcatcaTATATGTCCTTTATTTACATGGGGTCCTTTGACACGTTCACCATCTCAGCTATGTCTAGTTTACGTATGTtgcaaaattcacaaaataacGAGCAAAACATAGTACTAAGCTTCACAGTTGATATACTACATGAATAATGCTTAGACCGTAATCTATAGACAGCCCAGAAACTATAGTTCCTGTAACGATGTCcctttatatatttcttatcaataaaacatatttactcTGTAGCCTATATTTTACTGATGTAAACTAAACTTAACACAGAAAACAAACGCTGGATTTTACGACTGCAACAACAAATGTAAATagtgaatttttgttttaaaaattttttaaagtattaaaatttatatcgATCCGTTTCCCAAGTTAAATAAAACACTAAATAAAACTGAGCAGCAACATTCTAAAACTACTTCTGAATTTACAATACAGTTACACCGCCCACCCCCACCTCCTAAACGATTAGTATTTCGAGGGTTGGCGAAAGATTTTGGGTAAagtctaacccccccccccaaactcaatttgcttctgacgcctatgcatttatttaaacaataaaatgttttctttggtgattcattcgggatatgaaggtagcgacatcgcagaaaaaatatataagcgggttatgtaattataccccccgcaaacaaagtttgaggggtatataggaatcaccttgtccgtctgtccgtccgtctgtgcaatcgtgtccggtccatatctttcttatggagaaaccttgtaagttcttacttcacacaaagattgcttatgacctaagggtgtgtcatgaccttgacccaaggtcattcggtcaaggtcactggcagaaaaaatacaaaatttgtgtCGGGTCCATATCTTTAAtaggagaaacattggaagttcttaattcacacaaaaattgcttatgacctaagggtgtgtcatgaccttgacccaaggtcatttgggaaaggtcaaggtcactggcagaaaaaatgcaaaatttgtgtccggtccatatctttcttatggggaaacattggaagtttttacttcaaacaaagattgcttatgacctaagggtgtgtcatgaccttgacccaaggtcaattgaggaagttcaaggtcattgtttcaaaaatgctaaattctgtctgtgtcatgtcttgtattaatggaaatattagaagctaaaatttgacacaaagcttgcctgtctcaggccacataaaactatttttagactctcatccccgtctctctgaatatggcctgccccgatgaattttttttgtggaaaaaaaatatgtgggAAAAAAATTTCGGAAAAAATCCGGCTCAGtttaccaataattcaaaaggtttaaatattaaattttcttagcggggggtatcaattgtgagcttgcacacagtacctctagttttttctgcaatgatcgctaccttcacaaccgaatgaatcatcaaagaaagcattttatttttcatactaacatctttatttcagcTAATTGAtgatgaaaagtaagtaaaatttactaaattactgttaatgtacgtaagtacgttagctaaaagaaacagccaaatcgtctcatGTGAGACTGAGgctgacatcgtcatgattatttcgtgcagtccgtgatttttcctaggtcgctgtaggtttggaccaatcgataaacggcgtgtcgatatctgtcctgtcatttttttgtcagtttcagccgctatagatttcgaccaatcggaAAACGGggtgtgtagatttcagtctggctgtttctatagagctatgaattaactgtAAGTTATCGTTAGAAATAGAtggaatcatacttggtagatgtaaatatatatttatatttatattatgtcTATTTATCAGCGAGATCTATATCGCGAACGTCTTTTTACATACCGATAAACATGGATTATATAGATATGGGATTATATGGTGTTTTAGACATGCAAACTAATAGTATTGTTATTAACAAAAACAATGTATGTACAGTATTCAGTATGCCCAATATATCTTTGAATACGTATTCATGAAAACCATAAATCATCACAAAATACACCTCCATGATTCTCTCGAACTGCAATCTGTTTACCACAGATAACCATATATTTTCAAAGCCTCTTATAAAgcacaaaaaatatattgatgcaTAAATGGATCAGTCTAATTAGTTTTAGTTTGATATGTTATAAATTGCCTGTTCTtatactgcccccccccccaatatttCGTATCCCCTGTCACTTTCCCGTTCATTGCATGTATAGGGTACCAATGACTTGAAGGGGCTTTTTGAGTACATTTGCAGATCCAATGTTGGCTTCTATATTatatgtttcaaaacaaaaaatatagatATGGAACCTTGGAAACGAACTCGAATCAGAAGTCTACGTGcataatcaataatttttaaaaggtcACAAAGGTTTACTGGCATATACATTCCTTAATCCTTTATATCAAGAAgacttattattatttatatcgAATTGTTGCAACGCAGTTTGGAATTAAATAGCTTAACAACAAcgcactttttgattttttttttaccgtgtGTTATATATGAGTGTACATCAAGTTTAGTTTATTATCGAAacatttaacgcactttgaaaaaaaaatgtataaatcacAAACCATGAACTTTGTGTTTAACCAGAGGACAGTGTTATTATTTGTGCGTTGGTATTCCTTTGTAAATTCAGATGAAAGTGATCTATCGTCATCGGGAACGGGAGAGGACAATCAGAAGCACTGTGCTAGTATACCATTTAAATTGATTACATGACCCCCACCCCTCATCTTTTCTtctcaaatatatcataataatttCCATGAACTTTTAGCAAATTTgtgctaaatttaaaaaaaaatgaaagaaaaaaatgaataaaagtacACCcactttgaattaaaaaaaaaacgtagcTGACAATCAATAGTTTCTCCCATGGTTTGGTGAAAAATCTGTAATGTAGTTGTCAAAGCATCAACCCAATTACCAATTTCAAacctaataaatattttgattgaatAAAAAGTAAGAAGACTACATGAATCGACATTAGAACATGATCATAAGCTTAGAAATAAGATTTAGGGCATATTCAAGcactttaaattcttttaaaaaatacatcacACAGTTATCAAATCatcaataattaataaatgacTTTTGAACGTGTTGAATATTTAGAACCTACGGCTTTTATTGCTTCTTGTAGAAATTAAAAACGTCGATTTATTTCAAAGCGCGTCTTTTTGACAAAATCGAtgcattatgaaaataaaatcaaagcaaAACTCATATTGTATTTGACATAACTTAATATGTTATTTGCCATTGTATTTGTTCACAATGAAATTTAAGCAAATTATTGATCTCCGTTaactataataaaaatgtatataccaTGAAAATTCCTAAAGTATCATCCGGATTTGCGTATCCGATATTGCTCCAATCATTACTCTAAGTTCCGGTTGTAAACACTTCGAGGGAGTATTTTCATAATATTGATCAAGGTATTGAAATTGCAAAATTTAGCATGcatgaaatataattcatttatttttttatgattgcttCTCGTATGTGATTGTACCAAatgattttcatctttttctcgTGTTTTACTAAATAGCGTGTTGTTGATTTCAGCGAAACTGAGTCACAGCTATATCTGTATATTACTAGCAAAAGATTTccgtatcttttttttttcaaaattgattctagGTACCACGTCTAAGATATGTTAAAAACATGAGCTTTATGCAGTCTAACAAACAATCTGCTTACATTTATTTGGTTACATGAAATAATCACTTAAGAGTGTAGAGAGGAAGAAGTGCTTTTAAATACGCAACTTGAACCCATGTGAAATTAAATTGATAGTAGAGATGAATCAGTATGAGTCCATGATATCACAGGGTACAACGTAAACCAattaacatgtaaataatgaaagGATGATAGTGGCAGTGCACAGTGAGGTATTTTTATATAGTCTATGTTCATAGCTTTATACAGGACAATCACGACATCTATTGATCAAGCTTGGATTGGCTATATAGAGCCTTATTAGGCTATTTAGAATAGCTTAATCTAAAGCTCCTTATACATTGTATAGCAGTTTCCACATTATTTTATAAGAGTCAGTCAAAAGTCATGAGTTTGTTGATATATTTCACATTTCAAAATGCAacttaaatgaaatgttttaaatgccttatattatcaaaaaaacattaattacaAATTCTCTGAAGGAGACATGTATTGATAAACAGTATTTACATAAAAGCTCAAAATGAAAAACTATCACTGAACTACAGTTCAACTTTCACTTTCAATACCTACTGAAAAATCACTTATTTTAAGTAAAAGGCTGGATAAAATAgcttattaaagctagattgcATGTGCAGGAACCTGTTGAATCAGTGATAGAAGGTAAACCAACATATTTTACACTAAACAGCAATTACTGGGTAGTTTCACAGAATTTTTACCATAATTTCAATGATGATGATATTGATATGCTTCTATATCTCATggcatttattttaatgaatgaatTAGATATTTCCTAAAACTTTAAGTGTTTTTAAATGGAGGTGGTAGTATGATGCTTGAATTTAAAAAGAGAGAAGTGTGTACTTAATACTATGCTGGCAAATAAAACTGGCTATTTTTCCCTTTCCAATTGAATTATTGAATAAttgaattatgaatttaaaaactaataaaaggAAGGAAAATTAgcatatttgatatttatgacCTGGGGACATTGTTCCAAAggaaatagtttttaaaaaatcaattgtgGTGCAATAATACAGTGcagtattttgtaatttaaaatgagatttttatttgtatagaaaattttaaaaactttacacACACTTCCTTCAAAATTCTTTAAAAGATGAGTATAAGGCAGTAGCTGAGACATTTGAGCAGTGGCTTGTTAAATTGTATAACAATAGAGGAAACGTTCTGTGAAAGTTGCCCTGTAGTGTGGATACCTTACATTCCTGACCATTAGTAACATTTACAATGCAGCAAGTACCGTATATATTCACTTCTGTAGCCTATGGACACACCAGTGTTTGGTTATTACCTCGGGTGTAATGGTGTCGTATTACCAGAGTCAAAGTTTTACCTGTGTATCACCTTGCAAGCCTTTAAAGTGACAATTTATAAATGGAACTCCAGGGGCATGAATCTGAACTTTATCATGATACATATAGTGAAGTAGTTTCTTGAACATGTTAAATTAGACTTTACTTCCACTagatatattatttcaaattcatcCTAGTTATTAAAGTTGTTTCAGATacagttattttatttattttgtttgtgggtttttttttggccaTTTTGGATTGGGTTGGGTGTAAATACATGCAGAAACGAAAAGGAAATCCTATTATCCTTACAGTATAAAGGTTTTAATAGACCTGCATACATAGTACATACATCAAAGTATCTGCAGAACTATTACTTTACAGGAAAATTCAGATTGATCTGTCAATCTGAATTACTTGTACTGAGCCACCtgtacagttctgcagctaagTGTTGTGGGATCACTATGACAGAAATGTCTGTTACTTCTGTGCTTCAGATCAGCCTACATGTAGTTATAACTGACATACAACTTGGGTTTGGGGGTTACACTTGTGTACCTGCATATACTAAGTTACTTCTGTTACTTATAACAAGTGTGCATGCAGACAAATTTAGTAATGCATGCATGCTTGCTTCAGAGTGATAAATTAATGTGTCTACTTTATATTAGCAGTATGAGatgtataaacatatatatatatatatatatatatactcattTGTACAGAGggcatgtacatttgtatatgcATCAGTATTTTCTAATGTTGTGGTTTTATCTTTAGTCATGAATTTCATTGTTGAGTCAATCCATGAATTCATCAGGACTTCAAAACTTGTTAATTTACAGAATTTACGTAAGAAAATATGTGGTCTATTTCATCGTCATGTAAAATTAACAGAGGTTAATTTtcacttttcaaattttgacaaaactgcatcattattaagttttttggaaaataatcatGAATCGTGATCTGTGAAAAATATGCAGTGTTTTACTCTGGGTGGTATGGAAGCACAGAAACAGGAAgagaatacatgtatcttatgaTAATCTCTTAAGTTGATTAAAACTTTCGATAAGAAATGTAAGGGTATGGAAAAAATAGTATGCAGACTGTTTAGTTAGTTGGTCTAATGAATAATTTCACGGCTGCAGGCCTTAATAATGGATTCTTTTATGAATTTGATGCAATTGGTATTTTTGAGTATTTATGATGCACATTAATTTGTCAAAAAATTTGTGGATAGATTATAAACTAATGTCATTTAGTAATTGATCAAATCTATACACAGAGTGTATGGTCTTTTATCTGTGACTCATTGAGTTCCATCCAATGTAGTTCATCAGTCACTAACACATTAGCAGTGGAGCAGAGAAAAGTTATTCTTGACTGAAATGTTTTGTTTCCTTCTGATGATCCCTACAGGCTGACGAGTAGAGAATCAAGATGAGTACAGAATATGTGGAGAGAACTGAGACCACTACGACCTCCACTGGTGATGGGATATCTCTACAGTCTGGCTATCTACGCACTCTCAAGGCCTATCTAAAGATAGGAGAAATGGTAGGATCATTGAATTATGTGTACATGTTCTATTCAACAGGAGTGATGGCATTGATGTAGATATGTTGAGAAACCAAAATGCTTCCTGGTTtgttataaaagaaatataataagaatgttgaaaattttcaaacattttcagaagtaatttgtaaatgtcCCAAAATGGTGAAGTCAATTTGCAAATCATTTTGTCTTGTAAAGGTTAACTCTGAAAGTTTTAATCATCAAAATTATTAACTGTGGTTAAGGTTTATTCTTCTGATGCTTTGGCTGTTTCTAATTATTTGCATATAGTAATATGGTTGTATAGACACTGCATGCATGAAGCAGGCCCTTAGGATAAACCCCCACCAGAGCCGAGGAACATACTGCGTATTGATCAGCATTTTATTGATGTGTGTCATTTGCATTGCTGTGTGCAAGCAGGAGGGAAAAAAGACAAACTGTTGTTCTGTACATCTGTTTGAAGTCACTGTAGACAGGGAGATTCTAGGAAATCTGCCTTGACAGTGGCAGGCTctagagaaaaaagaaaaccgGTGTCAATCACTTGGGGATGTTCTTAAGCTGTGATCGCATGATTAATCGGCCAACACATTAGGATTAGGCTGTAGGGACATCTTGTTATATCATGAATGATCAAGTCAACTCATGCATGAGTCAAGTTTGTTGTGACGAGTTATGTACTCAATATGCCGCAACTGTAATGTGTCATTTTAAGAACAAGATCCACTTGATGTCTAATTTGGCCCTCATtttgatttcagaaataaaatttaaaaaatgtagacttgttgaaaaaaataggtACTACAAGACAAAgttttagatataaaaaaaatgcaattggTTTGTATAATGTCACTAATAATTGCAATCCACCTTTTTCACTTTAAAGGGACACAGTTTAGCTTTTCCTTAATGGTCTCTTTAACTGAAAGAAGTGCATTTGTAAGCCTACATGAAATGTAATGTATATACTCAAAAGTTGTGGTCATTGCATGCCAGTGACCAACCTTTACCAGACAAAAATCTGGATTGAATTTGTTTCTCTAGATGTCACATCATACACatagcaaatcaatttaattcctgatttttttaaaacacttcatattatttttaaaaatttcctgcAAATTATGTTTTTCAAGAAGTACACAATAACAGTTTATCAATCACAGatgtataatttacatgtaccaggTAGCGTAGAAGGGGATGCTTTGAAATGAACATTGGTATTACTGTGTCTACACTTCTTTTCGATAAAATGAGATGACAgaacatttgataaaataggatatttatgataaaaaattgattaGCAAGAgttgattttgaaatgaaaaacatttatCACTTTGTTAATTAACAGCTatttttgatcttaaataatgatgaatgttatgttatattacCAGTTTTTGGCCTAGAAAGGACAAGTTAAATTGACATTGGAAAAACTAGTTTGACAATAAACTATTGCTTTTAAAACTAGAACTCCTGATTTTTCTTATTCAAGTAAGCTTTCTATTGAGCAAAATTGACAtccattaaaaatctttttgtgTTGTATCAATACccaaatatgtttatattgtctTTTTTATCAGACAATGTCAGATACAAGGTATATGTTTGCTTTGTTGCAGGTGCTGTGTCTGATTGCGTTCATCTGTAGCTCCGTGGACTGGTGGGTACCCCTGGGACAAGGCTGGGCCCAGTTTGTCTTCATCTCCGCACTGATAACCACGCTCATCTTCTTCATATTTCATCTATTCAACGTTTTCTCCAAGCTCCCTGGACCCTGGGTATTCATTGTAAGTGTGCGAATCCACTTTTCATTTTTGATGTTGATATTTTTCCACAATTCTTTGAGAAATAGTCATCTACATGAgtattgatatttgattttcataatatataGTGCATGCATATTTATACTTTGTGAAACAATTACTGTGCTACTGAGAAGGTTCTGCTTGCAAACATTGACAAAGCTCTCAATGACTGAACTTTATACTGATCAGTTTTCAAATTGGCACttttaaattgtcaattttataTCATGAAATATTAACATGGATGAAAATGTATCATATTCAGAATataatcattgttttaaaaatgtcctTTTGTACAATTAACAGGAATatgcagtttaaaaaaaattatataaatgcaaAAATGTGTAAGCTTTATGACTTGCAGACCAATACCAGTATGCTGATGCACTATGCTGCAAGACATCTAgatagtgaaaaaaaaaataagttcatttaaattatagaatgataatgtaatttttataagaaaaaaacccattaaaaatCACAACATAGAGCTGGCCAATACCTCCTTATCTACAAAAAAGCATTATAGGTACCTGTATAGGACTCTgaatgcatttagttttaaatcAATTTGTGCATAAATCTCAAATTCTTCCTAGAAAGATCTTTTAtagtataattattatataagcTGCATATACCTGTATGACAGTTACAAATAAAGCAGAACTGACTCCCTTTCATGGatgttttaacttttattttacaGGAGTTTGTATACTACGCCGTGTACTGTGTCCTCATCTTTATTGCAGTCATAGTCTGTCTGGCTCGGGGAGCCCAGTATAATCACGGTGGAATTATTGCTGCCACGGTGAGTCCAATTTCCAGTAGTCAGCCTTTGAACTAGGTTTGCTTAAAAAGACTGCATGATAAACAAATTACCCACCAGATTTGCCTTAATTAGAATTTTAAACATATCAGACATTATTAGCGCCCCTGATCTGTGGGCaccctatagtgatcagtctgttCGTCCGTCTCTCTGGCCAAGATCTCTTGTcaggagcatatcttctctcccctttgcccaatctggctcatacttcacccacaaaGTGCCTTTAGGTAaaagtgaccttgaaccatgtttctaggtcaaagctgaaggtcatagcagaattatatgaaaaatccttgttcAGATCATATCTTCTCCCTCCTTGGTCAAATCTGGCTCAAACTTCACTCACAGAGTGCCTATGGccaaagggtgtgcagtgaatGAAGTTTTTAagtaaagggtgtgcagtgaccttgaaccaagttttAAGCTCAAATGTGTAGGTCATAACAGatttgaatgaaaaatccttGCTGGAGCATATCTTTTCTCCCTTTGATCCAATCTGTCTCAAACTTCACTCACAGAGTGCATACAATCAAAGGGTGTGTAGTGTCAttgaatgatgtttgtaggtcaagtgtCAAGATCATATTAGATcttgcaaaattcttttttcagagcatatatatactctccactTGGCCCTATTTGGTCCTACTTCACACTAACAGAGCTTTCGGGTTAATGGTGTGCAGTGAATTTATAATTTGAACCAAGTCAATATGAAGGTCATACCAGATctctttataatcagttttagaccATAGATTATCTCCCATTTGCTTAATCTTGCTCaggttgaacaaaaatgcttgcatgtaaggggtaatgagattgaattcaaagttttatgcCAGCTAGAAAAATTTTAGGttgtaggtcaaggtcaaagcaaaattctctgaaatgctattcatcctattgtccattatttaagtgggccctttgagatggtcaccatctcaatgttgtctagtttgGTAAGCATTTTGtgataataaagaaaaatccaaatattttagggttaaaatttgaatttgtccTCCGTATTAatctttatacagagctcttcattTCAAGGAGATCAttttagtctaaaaatggccgtGACCACCCAGCCCTCTAATGTCTAATGTCACATGATtggttcattgatttatttcacTCCTATCTAGACATGGTTTCTGTCAGGTAGTGAAAAGATTTTtagctttagataaaaacatttCTTCATGTTCTGATCCTAGTAACTATGAGGAGATTTTGTTGTGTCAATATTAGAAAATGCTGGTTTAAGCTTTGATAAGAGAACACAGTGGAAGGATTGAAGACATTTTTTATCTTGTTTAACATGAATTATTTTATCCATTGATCCCAAGAAACACTATACGagtatattgttttcttttcttttttcttttttggcatTATGTGTAgcaatttgaattttcattacatGATGCTAATGGGATAACAAGTTAACAACGTTTAACCACATTAAAGCATTAAGATGACTCccaaaaaacttgaacatctGAATTTCTGGGGTTTTATTTACATGACTATTTAATCTTTGATGCAGATAATCTCATGAATGCCGCTTTAATTAATCTAAAAGGTGACCACAGAAAAGATATACATCTTCCTTTGTAATAGGAatacattgtaatacatgtactcacATTGTTTTAGAATTACTTTAGCTGGACATCATATTTATAGCTCTTTATTATACCCAAGAGCAACTGGATACATGTTCTCCTCTgatgtatttcattaaaatctgaATGCACTGGTAATTAAGTCTCCCAAACaaagtttggagacttattgtacGGTTtcctcttcttctttttcttctttcccgctctgaacttgtccgtcgcgtttctcagagatggctgaacagaattgtgcAAATCTCTAGGATACGATAGGCCTGCATATTTAAATGTGCAcgctggtttgatttttctcatttgggGTTGGCCAACCACTTTTCTGGGGGGTCAAAAGGtcgtggggtctaacattgaaccttataGGAAAAATcttagactctattgtaaatggttataacttgaaaacagaCAAAGATATTAATAAAGGGTTTTcagaatcatatattgactgttacaggcattatatagggtttattagatctgacccttggggtcatccccaccccccaggaattggAAATGACCATaaatctcagaaactgttagaatcctgacccctaaaccataaaATCTTGTTCCAtgtgttaaggggcatcaaatgatatgtaggtcatgggccccagggtggtcctgacccccctcaaacaggaagtgcacaaataacttgaaaatggttaaatttcccacccctaaaccatatatatttttgttccttgtgtcaaggggcatcaaatggtaccGGTATGTAGGTCCCTtggggtggtcctgacccctctcaaacaggaagtgctcgaatatcttgaaaacggttaagatccccaccccttaaccaaaTATATTCTTGTTCATTGGGTCATGTTGGTTCACATGATGTATAGTAAAGGACCCCTGGGGAACATCATGaaacttcagaaataaaaataatcaagttcTTAATCTTTTTGTCTGTAAAGTTTGACCCATGTGGGTCATCCCTACTCCCAATGATGGCCTCGTTTGTTTGGGAGACTTTATAATCGCCacgattataattacatcttgttttttttttaagagaaGAAAGTCCTATTGGATTCTCCTTTATAAACATGAAGAGCCGTGTTAACTTGCTAGATCTTTCATATTCTTACTCATCAGTACCAGGCTGTCACAAGATTTACAGTTTGTAAACAGATTCAAACTGTACATACCATATGCCTTCATTATCTGCAAAgacatttttcatgatttcaaagtTCCATCTTTTATTCCTAATGGCTGATTTTTTTCTTGACAAGATagacattttcatttgatatgctAATAAATTTCATCACATCCATATACTGGGTAGTCTATTGTCATGAGGTTCACCTAATCTATATATACTTAAAGTGACGTATTTACCTggctatttttgcattttaaacacaATCTAGCT includes:
- the LOC128188230 gene encoding CKLF-like MARVEL transmembrane domain-containing protein 4 → MSTEYVERTETTTTSTGDGISLQSGYLRTLKAYLKIGEMVLCLIAFICSSVDWWVPLGQGWAQFVFISALITTLIFFIFHLFNVFSKLPGPWVFIEFVYYAVYCVLIFIAVIVCLARGAQYNHGGIIAATVFGMAALALYCVDTFFMYREWQASKYHAGSSAGGTATTTTTTTQSSYETRTQY